The Alnus glutinosa chromosome 3, dhAlnGlut1.1, whole genome shotgun sequence nucleotide sequence GATtcaatgttaaatcaccaattatcttaaaagcttaaatttttgagaCAACTGGTGATTTAACAGAAGTCATGAGTGCAAATCCTGATTCCATAGTTTactccatttcaattaaatatgcaagtttaccctcatttcaattaaatattctatatgTTGGGCTTCACTTATTAAGTGAGAGTTTGAGCTCACACATGAAggaaattgttagaatattaattaaatgattaaatttaccattttatATCAggttaagcttttgaaataagtgatgatttaacagtaCAAATGTCTCTTAAAATTACAGAACTTGATGAATATAGTGGCTAGATTGCCAGCACAATATGCTGGCTGGAGAAGTATGCACCCGATGGAGGCTAGAATTGTTCCAGTGCTATCCAACCTACTTAGATTTTCTTACTATTACTTATGCCAATGAATGAAGACGCCATGTTTAGTAGAGACTAGATAACATAGTTTTTAGATATATGTTTAAAAGAGCTTGTTGAAAACGCTAATTAATGTAAAAGGAGACAAAAGCAAGGACATTTGATGTTTGATGGAAGTGAAAATCTGCttctcttttattattgttttcttatGCTTTTGGTTTTAAAGTGGGGGTGTAGGCTAATGAAATGAACCATTGTCatgttttaaatgatatttTGAATATAGTTTAACTTAAACAGTCATTCCATATAATCCATTAATCCTACTGTGTATGGTGGCTTAGGATTCCACAAATTAACCCGTGACTCTGCTTCACCCTTTTTATTCCCTATGGTAGCTTAAAATTTATTGTAACCGAGAAAAAGGTGTTTGAACTTTAGTATTCCATGGGAAAGAGAATggaatattttcattttcctgGGACAACCAAGCATGGTTTACATGCTTCTTACCTAAATAGGAGATGTGGTGATTAATCCTGTTATAAGGTAATTAATCATTGTTTGCTGTTGCTGATTTGCCTTGAATGTTCTCAGACTTCACGGATGTGCCCTTAAGAGATGACCAACGGGAATACCTTTGCAAAGTTGCAGATGGGTAAAGTCAAATTTTTCTACATTTGCCTTCTAAAATATGCTTTATTCACAATTAACCACAATTTCCTTGTCAGGGTGAATCCAACAACTGGAAATGCAACACGCGAGACACTGCTTTGCAACTAGTATTTCATTGCTCCAGtaaaacattatatattttatcagAGAGGAGCGGCTTCTGTGTCTGTTAGAGCTGCGGCTTTCATTGGAGTTGAGTTTGACACTTGATTTGTTGTGACTACTGTATTATATTAGCCAATAATAGAGCATGGCTAATGTCTCTTGCACAACAATTGTGCAGAGACATGGAGTGGGTCCTATGTGGGACCCATATGATGAGACCCACCACGTGAGACCCACTCATGTCtcttgattcttgtacaacagtTGCACAACTGCAACTATTGTGTAGGAATCATGTCTCATAGAGCATTATCTAGTCCCTCCATTTATTTTGAAAGGCAACTGTGTAATATACATACTATAAAATGAATATCCACTATAAATCAGaaaattgtttctttcttttctttgttcctCTTTGTTATGTATCATCCAATGATTAGATAACATAGACGATAGGGTATTATTTGCAGTATAATGGAACTATGATTCTtagggctctctctctctctctctcgtcagaaagagaagaaagatgggGGAAGAGGGTAAAATCTGATGGTTGGGGGGGTAAGTTTAGGCCATATAACAGGTTTCATGTTTATTCAATTACTAGAAAAAGACCTCTCTCTGTGAAGTGAGAGATGCCTCCTTTTACATTTCTCCCCGTGAGAGCCACCCTCCTCTCTCCCGTGAGAATCCCAGGGAGGGtttcaaacaaatatttcttCACAAATGAAAGAGAGGAAAGTTTGTCATTGATAAATCTCCTTGTGAAGCGTCTCAACTGATCAATGTTATCAACTTATTGGCTGCCTGGTTACGGCTGCTTTTTCTAGCCGCCGGTAGACATCAAATATTTCAGACAAGGATCTCTAGcaattttttgtccaaattgttagtaatttgatCGGCACATGTGAGAAAATTGATATGAGCCCTAGTAGCCGGCctgtccaaaatttattttggtAGGTAAGTCTTGTATGGACTCTCTCACAATGCCTAGCAATTTGGACAATAAACTGACGAATATCCCAATCCAAATATTTGcaaattgctgaaaatcttAATCCCAACATTTCACATATATAACCGCGTAGTGCTCGCTGCTCACCTAATAATCACAAAACGACAAGACTTTACAAGAGAAAAACGTCCAGAGCTTAATTCACAGACAGCTTGCAAGTTTAAGGATGCTGAAGAATTGTTTATATCGCCCAAGGGCAGTTCACGAAGTACCAAGCCGAAGAACACTTCACTAGCAATTTTTAAGTTCTGTACATCAATGAGCAAGCagataaaaaattacaagaggACTTGATTAAATTTCTCGTATGAATCCGTTCCTTCCcctccatattttcaaaataaccaAAGAACGGGGaaagaaaacaggaaaattCTCGGCCTAATTAGCATCTTACTAGAAGCCTAGAAAACTATAATACTATACTTGGAGAAACCCAGATTTCTATCCGGAAAATGCACTACAAGAAGGTTTCCTGGAGGCAAAAAATGAGAAGGAAGGAACAGCAGCTGGAAAGAGATGAAGATGAGTATCAACAAACTGACGAACCTGCCTGGGCATTTGAACAAGGGCTCACTTAATCAGCTCCCTCCTTCCAAGCCAAATCACATCTAGCAGCTCCAACCAAATGAAGATATGGTCTACCAATTTCTTAATAGAGATTATCTATTATAGTAACTTCTCAGCGCTCAAGATCATGTGTCACGGCTTGCAAAACACTGTACAATAGCTACCCTCCAGTCCCAGCACCTTCAGAGGTCACTGTCTCATTTAATGGAACAGGCCCGGTTTCATCAGATACAGAGCCTCCCCCTTTTTGTCCTTGCTTATGGTGTAATGGCTCCGAATCTTGATCAGGGAACACTTCAGATTGCAACGACAAAGAAATGTTATTAACATGTAGCCATGTTAGTTCCCACAAGCTATCTCCACCTAATGCACTCCTCTGCAAAAGCACGCCTCTTTTTTTCATAACAACCAAAGTCTTCTTTAGGAGCTCAGGCACTAGCTCCTGAAGCTTTTCGCTTTTCTTCGTCCTAACTTTCACCTTCATATATTTTTCCATACGGGTGAGAACACCCAACCATAGTTTGCAGAATGTAGCTAACTGTGAGAGGTCATGGAGTAACTGTAAAAAAACTTCTGACAAGAGTTTCATGGCAAGGATGAGTGTGCCTTCCATGTTTCGATAGTCCTTTTGGGAGTGTCCCAGTGCAATATCGTGCAAGTCATCAACCATCGTGAAGATCACCCCATCAAAACACTGCGACCACAAACCATGTGGGAGGTGGATCTCATCCACTCCGGTCAAGCACTTTTGCAACGACAATAAAGCATGATTTCTAACCTCCTCTCTCTGGTCCAGACAAACTTTTCTCAACCCCTGCACAAGCCTCAACCACATCTCCCCAATATCCTGAGACATTTTCATAGTTTCCTCCACCCCAATTGCTTCCTTGGCCTCACTTGCCCACCTTGCTAAACAATTAACAGAACCCGCCATAAGATCCAGAGCACGCACAGACCTTTCTGCCTGCCCAACACGAGACTCAGCAAACTGCCTTGACGCATCGATACAAAGCAAATAATTGGCTGGCAACAAGTGAGCTCCGTCGGACATTATAAACACCAGGGCATCAAATCCTGCTTCAGAAGCTTCAGGGTGCCGAGCCGTGAAGGAAAGTAGGGATGTAATTGTGCGCCATCCCAATTGGGATCTGATGTGTGAGGCATTTGCTTTCACAAGACGACTGACTTCTTGAGTAATTTGCTCACAATATGCATCAGCAACCCGGGCATCAAGCTTTGAAACAAGTTGTAGTGACCTTAATAATTCATCAGCAAGGTTCTCTTTATAGGGAAGCAGCCGTTGGCAAATCCGAAGGAGTCCAAAAACAGCCTTCTCCACCAGGGCACAAGGCATAACAGTAGACTGGACAATATTGGATATGTGCTCATAAACACCCTGCCAAAGAAGCACAATCCTGTCCCTGTTATTCAGGGTAATAGCAATCAGCAATTCCAAGCAGAAAACAGCTGTATCTTCATCCTCAGGAGAGCTGTTCCCTTTCTGAGGTCGCCCGGCAGCCCAGATGAGTGCTCGTGCAAGCTGCAATAGAGATTCAGCATGCAGAAACTTGCTCTCGGTAAATATGCTGTCAATGTGGCACTTTTGAATTGTCTGAAGGGTGCGTTGATGAGCCGCAAGTTGTTGTTCAGTAGGTTGGGATCTTGGTTCCTCGGTATCAAGAGATAAGAGCTGACTAAACCTGCCCATCAATCCAGAGGATCTCCTAGGAGTACCCATGGATGGCATATGAGCTGAAGATAAGGAATTTGGTAGAGGCTTCCCATGTCCAGAGTCTCTAGAAAGCTCCGATTCATCAGCTGCATCACTGGCCACACGAGCCGGAAGAAGACCAAGCTTGTGCAATCTTAGGATGCAATCCAAAATATTTCTCCAACCTGTGCGAATGTAATCACCATATCTATTGGCAATAGTGAAAACTGTCACAGTTGCCATTCTTGCTTTCGTGTCATCGCCAAAGGCTAGCACAGGTTCTTCAACAGATGATGGATTCAAGAGGGTTGTGAACTTACAGAGAGACACAACTAGATCATCCAGTACATCTTCAAGATGATGGCATGCTGAAATCTTTGCAACTGCTAAGAATCCATCAATACAAGTTTGGTAAACCTCTTCATGCTCTGCATGATCAAATACCACAGAGATAGCAGCAATTGTTGGGCCTGACATTATAGCAAACATATCATGGTCAAGGTAGGCTCTGGAATCAGATACAATGAATGGAGCCGTCTTTTTCGATTTGTGCATTAGATCAATCCACCGACTTGGGGTCATCTCTGGAAAACCAGAACCCTGCTCTGGGGTTGTGCGGATCTCATTCTTGCAAATTGAGTCGTACAGCTCTGACAGGAATTCTCGAGGTAGATCACTGCCTCCGTTGATGTGCCTATTATTCCGGATGAAATCCTCTTCTGTCATCTTTTTCTTGACCTGTACATTGTGCTGATCTGTATTAAGCATTATGAGTGAATACGACAATAGCAAAGCAGCATCCTTGTTAGCTAGAATCTGTGGTGATTGTTCATAGTATCTCTCTGAGAATGCCTCCAGCACCCTTtgtatcttttgtgattctcCAGGTAGTCGGAAAGTTTCCAAAAACAGCCGCAGTGCAGTATCCAAATTCATGTCTTGGAAATCAAAAGTACCAGCAAATTCATGAAGAACCTGAACACAAAACTCATCATGGTTTCCCAGGAAATCACCAACAAGATTCTTATCCAACCCAGCAGTGTACCTGAAAAAGCAGGCCACACTTTGGGGGTCAAGTTTATCAGGCAGGAGGTGTGTTCCTTGGAGGAATTCCAGCCCTTTCTTGGGATCACGATTAAAGTGATCAGCTCCAATCATCAACCTTCTCTTGATGTACTTCCTTCGGCGGACAAATGGAACCCAATGATTAGGATCACTGTAGTTGCCACACTTCACCATCCAAAATGGAGTATACTCTTCAAGATTCACAGGAGCATATTCTGAACCAACTGATGCGTTGCCTATCCTCTCGGCCATTCCCTGAATAACAGCAATAAGACCATCCAAAGCAAGGATGTGCGTTGATGACAAAGGGCAATTAACAGGAAATGCACTCTTTGACAACAGATTAGCAAGGTCTTCAAAGACATTACTGCAAGTTATGTCACAATCTAAGTTAGCATACATCTCCACCATAAATGTTTTCTGCCTGCAGAAGTCAACAAGAGCCTCCATGGCAACCTCCTGCTGCTGGTATGAAGCCCCATATCTGCTTTGTGCAAGCCTCAAAATCACACAAGAAAAGAAAGCCTCAAGCTGTAATTTGAGTTCTGTCCGCAGATGATGATACAGATTGAGAACGATGCTGCACACCATTGAAAGGATAAGTGGACTCGTTGACAAGC carries:
- the LOC133862953 gene encoding ARF guanine-nucleotide exchange factor GNOM, giving the protein MGRLKLQAGINAIEEEPEDCDATYSNKATVACMINSEIGSVLAVMRRNVRWGGRFTSGDDQLEHSLIQSLKALRKQIFSWQHQWHSINPSMYLQPFLDVIRSDETGAPITGVALSAVHKILTLDVIDQNTVNVEDAMHLVVDAVTSCRFEVTDPASEEVVLMKILQVLLACMKSKASVMLSNQHVCTIVNTCFRIVHQAGSKGELLQRIARHTMHELARCIFSHLPDVDNMECALVNGTNTIKQEIGGLNNEYALGSRQVEENGNMGSDYDSQPLSSNFASTGSVVTRIDENTIGSGNGKEAVSYDSHLMTEPYGVPCMVEIFHFLCSLLNVVEHVGMGPKSNTLAFDEDVPLFALGLINSAIELGGPSICRHPRLLSLIQDELFRNLMQFGLSTSPLILSMVCSIVLNLYHHLRTELKLQLEAFFSCVILRLAQSRYGASYQQQEVAMEALVDFCRQKTFMVEMYANLDCDITCSNVFEDLANLLSKSAFPVNCPLSSTHILALDGLIAVIQGMAERIGNASVGSEYAPVNLEEYTPFWMVKCGNYSDPNHWVPFVRRRKYIKRRLMIGADHFNRDPKKGLEFLQGTHLLPDKLDPQSVACFFRYTAGLDKNLVGDFLGNHDEFCVQVLHEFAGTFDFQDMNLDTALRLFLETFRLPGESQKIQRVLEAFSERYYEQSPQILANKDAALLLSYSLIMLNTDQHNVQVKKKMTEEDFIRNNRHINGGSDLPREFLSELYDSICKNEIRTTPEQGSGFPEMTPSRWIDLMHKSKKTAPFIVSDSRAYLDHDMFAIMSGPTIAAISVVFDHAEHEEVYQTCIDGFLAVAKISACHHLEDVLDDLVVSLCKFTTLLNPSSVEEPVLAFGDDTKARMATVTVFTIANRYGDYIRTGWRNILDCILRLHKLGLLPARVASDAADESELSRDSGHGKPLPNSLSSAHMPSMGTPRRSSGLMGRFSQLLSLDTEEPRSQPTEQQLAAHQRTLQTIQKCHIDSIFTESKFLHAESLLQLARALIWAAGRPQKGNSSPEDEDTAVFCLELLIAITLNNRDRIVLLWQGVYEHISNIVQSTVMPCALVEKAVFGLLRICQRLLPYKENLADELLRSLQLVSKLDARVADAYCEQITQEVSRLVKANASHIRSQLGWRTITSLLSFTARHPEASEAGFDALVFIMSDGAHLLPANYLLCIDASRQFAESRVGQAERSVRALDLMAGSVNCLARWASEAKEAIGVEETMKMSQDIGEMWLRLVQGLRKVCLDQREEVRNHALLSLQKCLTGVDEIHLPHGLWSQCFDGVIFTMVDDLHDIALGHSQKDYRNMEGTLILAMKLLSEVFLQLLHDLSQLATFCKLWLGVLTRMEKYMKVKVRTKKSEKLQELVPELLKKTLVVMKKRGVLLQRSALGGDSLWELTWLHVNNISLSLQSEVFPDQDSEPLHHKQGQKGGGSVSDETGPVPLNETVTSEGAGTGG